In a genomic window of Streptomyces sp. SJL17-4:
- the dacB gene encoding D-alanyl-D-alanine carboxypeptidase/D-alanyl-D-alanine-endopeptidase — protein MPEPRMWQLTAGSAALGLALAAVAVTAAGPWDSGQRTAERARAAAPKAGGAHHAPPAAPAPPKRPAPAPSAPGVLTALHAPAPAGRPADLAALLVPLLADPGLGPLRTASVVDTATGKQLYGEGAGTPMTPASTVKIATAAAALSALGPDHRIATSVTAAPDGRTVTLTGGGDPTLDPARLKALATDTARALTARGHTSVRLTYDTNLYPGPSIHPIGPNENIAPVVALMTDEGRLDDSESGPAPRTGDPAGDTAAAFAGHLADAGIKVTGDPAPGRTPKAAPLARTHSAPLADLVEHTLTHSDNDLAEALARQTALARKKPASFDGAAQAVREELARLGLPVAGARFADGSGLDRRDRVSAALLTGLLTRAADPARPALRPLLTGLPVGGFTGTLAGRFDTAPATEGAGLVRAKTGTLTGVNTLAGTVVTADGRLLAFAFLAGSTLSPYEAQPALDRLSAALVAQD, from the coding sequence ATGCCCGAGCCGAGGATGTGGCAGCTCACGGCGGGCTCCGCCGCCCTCGGACTGGCCCTGGCCGCCGTGGCGGTGACCGCGGCCGGTCCGTGGGACTCGGGTCAGCGTACGGCGGAGCGGGCCCGCGCCGCCGCCCCGAAGGCGGGTGGCGCACATCACGCCCCGCCCGCCGCCCCCGCCCCGCCGAAGCGCCCCGCGCCCGCCCCGAGCGCCCCCGGCGTCCTCACCGCCCTGCACGCCCCGGCGCCCGCCGGACGCCCCGCGGACCTCGCCGCCCTCCTCGTACCGCTCCTCGCCGACCCCGGGCTCGGCCCGCTGCGGACGGCCTCCGTCGTCGACACCGCCACCGGCAAGCAGTTGTACGGCGAGGGCGCCGGCACCCCCATGACCCCCGCGTCCACGGTCAAGATCGCCACCGCCGCGGCCGCGCTCTCCGCCCTCGGCCCCGACCACCGCATCGCCACCTCCGTCACCGCCGCCCCCGACGGACGGACCGTCACCCTCACCGGCGGCGGCGACCCCACGCTCGACCCGGCCCGCCTCAAGGCCCTCGCGACCGACACCGCCCGCGCCCTCACCGCACGCGGCCACACCTCCGTACGCCTCACGTACGACACGAACCTCTACCCGGGCCCCTCGATCCACCCCATCGGCCCCAACGAGAACATCGCCCCCGTCGTCGCCCTCATGACCGACGAAGGGCGCCTCGACGACAGCGAGAGCGGCCCCGCTCCCCGCACCGGCGACCCCGCGGGCGACACCGCCGCCGCCTTCGCCGGCCACCTCGCCGACGCCGGCATCAAGGTCACCGGCGACCCGGCCCCCGGCCGCACCCCGAAGGCCGCCCCCCTCGCCCGTACCCACTCCGCCCCCCTCGCCGACCTCGTCGAGCACACCCTCACCCACAGCGACAACGACCTCGCCGAAGCCCTCGCCCGGCAGACCGCCCTCGCCCGCAAGAAGCCCGCGAGCTTCGACGGCGCCGCCCAGGCCGTCCGGGAGGAACTCGCCCGCCTCGGCCTCCCCGTCGCCGGAGCCCGCTTCGCCGACGGCAGCGGACTCGACCGCCGCGACCGCGTCTCCGCCGCCCTCCTCACCGGACTCCTCACCCGAGCGGCCGACCCCGCCCGCCCCGCCCTGCGCCCGCTCCTCACCGGACTGCCCGTCGGCGGCTTCACCGGCACGCTCGCCGGCCGCTTCGACACCGCGCCGGCCACCGAGGGCGCCGGACTCGTCCGCGCCAAGACCGGCACCCTGACGGGCGTCAACACCCTCGCCGGAACCGTCGTCACCGCCGACGGACGCCTCCTCGCCTTCGCGTTCCTCGCCGGCAGCACCCTCTCCCCGTACGAGGCGCAGCCCGCCCTCGACCGCCTCTCCGCCGCCCTCGTCGCACAGGACTGA